A segment of the Geoglobus ahangari genome:
GTCTAACAGCCGGTAACAAAAACCCCAAAAGAGTGTTCACCAGCACGCTGTGAAATCTACATCCAATGAGAAAAATAATAATGTTTATAATTGTTATTATTATGAGAAGATTTCGAGGAAAGATTTAAAACCGATAAGGCAAAGAGAGAACCAATGAGGTTTGCAGAGAACCTTTCGACGGCCAGTGCGGTAATTGTCGGAGGGATTATCCTGCTCGTCTCTCTCTACTCCCTCTACATCGACTATTCTACCGGTAAGGGCATCCTAAACATTGCAATAGACACGGTAATGATCTTCCTCTCCGCAGTCCTCATAGGTGGTGGCCTCAGCACGAGAAAGAGGCTCAGAAGCTACAAAGTCGCAGCAGACAGGGCGTTTGAGGAGGTAGTCTACTCAAAGCTCAAGCCAATACTCGATGAGGTGGCCATGGGGATACTCGAGATCAACACAATGAGGAAAAAGCTTGACAGCGTTGAGGAGAAAATGGCCAAGCTCGAGAACTATGCCACAACGGGCAGGCTGACCCCTGAACACAAGGTCAACTTCTACTTCAAGGCGCTGATAGTCATGCTGTTCTATCTGGGCACGGTGATGTTCATGATGCAGTACACCCTGCCCTACAATCACATCCTCGCAATACTGCTCTTCATCTACTGGTGGCTTTTCATCACCGCGGAGTTCGAGATATTCAGCACCGGTGAGGCTCTCGTCATGCTGATTGCCCCCGTACTGATAGTTCCATCGCTGTACATCCTGTCGAGGGTCTTCCTCGGCGTTGCACTTGCACAGGGAGTCGTCTTCCTCGCATCGGGAGTGTACGCGTACTACTACTACACCGTCGCAAAAAAGGTGTCCACGGGGCAGGAGGTAAAGATTTCCAGAAAGATAAGAGATTTTGTTGGAAAGTTCAGGCAGTGAACTCCCTGACGGTCAGGTACACGTAGGCGGCTATGGATATGACTATTATCGCTATCGCGTACTTCCTGAACAGCTCGATCAGGTTCTTGTAGAACAGGTACTCCTGCCCGAATGGAGTTATGTCCCTAAGCTGGGTCGCATCGAGTATGAAGTACTTTCCGACACCTTTCACGACCACAGGACTGCCGAAAATTGTCACCACCTCTCCAATGATCTTGTCCCTTGGCACAGGTCTCGCGTCCGGGCCTGAAGCGTCTCCACCGGTGTAAACAAGGCCGTCCTCCACCTTCAGAACCCTGTGGGTCACCGGCAGGTTCAGATCGCCCCTCTCGAACATCACGATGTCTCCCTTCTCGGGATTCACGAAAAGCGTTTGCACGAGAACCATGTCTCCCCTCTCGAAGGTTGGCGCCATGCTGTTGGACACCACGACTGCCCAGAAGATCTTCATCGTGAACGCCAGATATATCAGGGCGAAGAAGAGCACGAGCTCAACGACGGAGAGTATCGCCTTCCTCCTGCTGTTCCTCCTTCTTTCAAGTAACTTCTTGACGCTGCTCCTCATTTCAAGGAGCTTCGAACGGAACAGGATCTCCTCTCTCGAGTTGTACAGCACGAAAGAGGCCACGCAGATTGCTGCAATGGCGATCTGGATCGGGTCTACAAGAGCCATGGTACCACCTGCATCGCCAGCAGGATTGCAACGTACACAATCAGTACCTCGACCAGCAGCCTGAGTGTGTCCCGGGTAACGATGCTCCTCCTCTTGCTGCCATAGTGCTCACTGTAACCTTCACCCTCCACCCTCTCAATCGCAGCCCTGACCACAAGTTCAGGCAGTCCTGTCTTGCGGGAAATCCTCTCAGGGTCTGAATTTCCCTTCTTCAGCTCCCTCAGGACCAGTATTTCGTAATCGGACATCATTGTCTCAGGTACAGCCTCACAATAATCAGCAGGGCCAGAACTCCCGCGAGACCCGTTATGAGCGCAGCGTTTCCTCTCCCCTTCTTTTCAGCTTCTGGGGTCTTCGTTGGTGTGACCTGTGGCTTGGTCTCGTTTTTGGCGAAGAACACCTTGGAGAGCGGGCTGTTGTCCAACACCACCTTATAGCTCCCCTCCACCTCAGGCGTGTAATCGAAGGAGAAGTGCCTGACCTCGTTGGGGTAGAAGTTCACGGTCTCGTTAAAGACGACCTCACCATTCACGGTGACAAAAACCCTCTCGGTGCCCGCACCACCCACGTTCCTGACGTCGAATGAAATTGTAACCGGCTTGCCGACGTCAACTATGAAGTCGCTCACCGAGAAGTTGGAGTAAACGAGCTCCGGAGGTAGCTTCAGTTCAGTCTTCAGCTTTATGGAGACTGTCTTGTTTATGCTCCTCAGGTCGTAGAAAGTCGACAAGAGCTCCTCTGACTCCTTCAGCCCGTACTCCTTTATGACGTCCGAGCCTGTAAAGTAAAAGTCAGTCACATCAACGATGACGCTTCCTCCAGACTCGATGTACTCTGAGAGCTGACCGATGTCTGGAGAGTCGGTGACGTAGAACAGCAGATCGGCCTTTCCAAGCTCGTAGTCCTCAAGCGTGCCAACATACTCCACCGGTGCCTTGCTCTTCTTCACCACATACTCGAGCAGCTCCGGGAGCACCTGTTCGGCCCTCTCATCGCTCTTGTAATAAAGACCGACCTTCAAAGAGCTGCCATGCTTGCCGTATTTCCAGACGTAGGCGAGGATGTTCGTGAGCATTTTTGCGGAATTCTCCCTGTTCATCACGTAGTCCTTCGAGGTGCTGAACTTTGGAGGGTTCTCATCCATGCCTGTGACTCCGCCGCTTCCAAGGACGTAGTTGTTGAGAGAGAGGACAAGAAGGCCGTTCCCCACGCTGCCAACCATCACCGGCTTTGAGAAGAGGTACGGCTTGACGAATATTGGAAGGGTCTTTAGCTCCCTTTTGTTGCCCCAGTCCACCACCACCTCAAGCATGTGATCCCCTACCTTGAGCTGAGGTATGCTGAACTCCACCCTATTTGACTCGTAAGGCTCAAGCTCGACCTTCTGCTTTGAGCTCACTTCACCATCTATCAGAAGCTTGGCGTAAAATGTTGCTTTTTTGTCCCCGGCATTGAGCATCGAAACCTGCATGGTGTTGTTCATGCCCTCAGGGAGAACCGTGGCCTTCAGTCCGGAGTCGAAGATGTACACGGGGCTCAGGCTCACGTCAACCAGCTGAAAGCTGACCTCCTCCTTTTCGTAGTCCACCTCGTCCCTCGGCAAGGTGTGCACACTGACCGCAGCACTGCCTCCGCTTATCAGCCTGTCCAGATAGGAGTCGTACTCCTCTTTTGTCGCTGTGCTGTTCAGCACGTCAAAAACATACACTTCCACCCTGTACTTCCCGGTTTTCCAGCTGTCCGGTATTTTCATCTCGAAAACAGCATAAACCTTGTCGGTCCAGTCAGTACCCTCCTTTCGTATAACAGTTCCGGCCACCGGGTAATCCTCGGGGTCGTAGATGACGAAGACGAAGTCTACAGCATAAGCTCTGTAGTGGTTGACGTCCTCGGCCTGCGCGTAAACCCTGAGCATGTCCCCCCTGCCGTAAGGCCCTGTTTTTTCTATAAACCTGCCGTAGCCGTCAACGTGTTCTACGAGTTTTACAGCAAAATTTTCTACGGCAAGACAGGGAGCAATCATGAATAGAAGGATAATACAGACCAGCAAACCGATTATCCCCTTCACGCTCATGCTATCGAACAAAAGAAATAAATAATTTACCTGAAACAGCTATAGCGTGAAAAAGGTGGGGCCCGTTCCGGTAACGGCACTGACTTTAGCCCTCTTGATCGCGTTTATACATCCCGCTCACTCTTCTCAGGTCACCAATCCACTCTACGACAAGTATAAAGGACTTCTCG
Coding sequences within it:
- a CDS encoding signal peptidase I, with protein sequence MALVDPIQIAIAAICVASFVLYNSREEILFRSKLLEMRSSVKKLLERRRNSRRKAILSVVELVLFFALIYLAFTMKIFWAVVVSNSMAPTFERGDMVLVQTLFVNPEKGDIVMFERGDLNLPVTHRVLKVEDGLVYTGGDASGPDARPVPRDKIIGEVVTIFGSPVVVKGVGKYFILDATQLRDITPFGQEYLFYKNLIELFRKYAIAIIVISIAAYVYLTVREFTA
- a CDS encoding CARDB domain-containing protein; its protein translation is MKGIIGLLVCIILLFMIAPCLAVENFAVKLVEHVDGYGRFIEKTGPYGRGDMLRVYAQAEDVNHYRAYAVDFVFVIYDPEDYPVAGTVIRKEGTDWTDKVYAVFEMKIPDSWKTGKYRVEVYVFDVLNSTATKEEYDSYLDRLISGGSAAVSVHTLPRDEVDYEKEEVSFQLVDVSLSPVYIFDSGLKATVLPEGMNNTMQVSMLNAGDKKATFYAKLLIDGEVSSKQKVELEPYESNRVEFSIPQLKVGDHMLEVVVDWGNKRELKTLPIFVKPYLFSKPVMVGSVGNGLLVLSLNNYVLGSGGVTGMDENPPKFSTSKDYVMNRENSAKMLTNILAYVWKYGKHGSSLKVGLYYKSDERAEQVLPELLEYVVKKSKAPVEYVGTLEDYELGKADLLFYVTDSPDIGQLSEYIESGGSVIVDVTDFYFTGSDVIKEYGLKESEELLSTFYDLRSINKTVSIKLKTELKLPPELVYSNFSVSDFIVDVGKPVTISFDVRNVGGAGTERVFVTVNGEVVFNETVNFYPNEVRHFSFDYTPEVEGSYKVVLDNSPLSKVFFAKNETKPQVTPTKTPEAEKKGRGNAALITGLAGVLALLIIVRLYLRQ